One genomic window of Sphingobacterium oryzagri includes the following:
- a CDS encoding hybrid sensor histidine kinase/response regulator transcription factor has translation MLKIQTVCCFLIFFLFAACSNRKESKHYVIAFSQCIGDDAWRATMLEEMKRELSFYPEVTLLYRDAAGNSQQQIAQLRGLVNDHQIDLLIVSPNEAAPLTPMIDSLFQANIPVVVTDRKTSSGLYNAYVGADNIAIGRLAGQYMQHILHGRGRIGTMRGLAGSSAAIERQTGLQQVLDTAAGITLALDLNGDWTKETAYSLAQKNAPALAKLDLILAFNDQMAMGIQQALRENGFMHQKIIGVDALAGPANGLQQIQEGQLFASLLYPTGGAEAIRTAIAILEKKPYVRDNILQTAVIDKENAELMILQSAKIQEQQLDIDKRQALIAEQQKIYQSQQTRLNILVGSLALAVVFGGILIFLIRSNWKKNKDLETQNAEIRAQQAQILYMNEQLQETSEAKRKFFTQVSHEFKTPLTLILAPLELLNAEKNLSSDAREQLQRMSRNAVKLQQLVHDFVDIHRRESIKRQLSASAVPINSFVQQVLASFKPLAQQQRISLSFTNNSSVRELWIDPYLMEQALANLLSNAFKFTRSQGKITVLIEENTFGDFVYLRVLDDGIGIAASDIDHIFEEFYQATPHPAGSGIGLAYVKEIVELHHGQVTVSSKQHAGSSFTLRLPTGDQHLSADERAKTNEKTPKSHKITAQDARLTSALPALDTDDEQRRLFRSHQAASLMIIDDHDDIRQLLQQIFADKYNLILAKSLAEAKQKLANNFPDLIICDIMLPDGSGMDLLKDMKNNVSSARVPFVLLSALDTAETRLEGLQAMADAYLPKPFQVAHLEAVIENLLRSRQQLKAHYASLLDKDHTVDIIDGSLTEQDKRFLQHLELLVEERLSDQTLTVEDIADALKISRVQLYRKAKMLLKCSMNEYIVQRRLKKAKFLILDGLPINEIADKAGFSSATYFAAAFKKQFGQTPTAFKKELLGR, from the coding sequence ATGCTAAAAATACAAACGGTTTGTTGCTTCTTAATTTTCTTCCTCTTCGCTGCTTGCAGCAACCGAAAGGAAAGCAAACACTATGTCATCGCGTTCTCGCAATGTATTGGAGACGATGCCTGGCGAGCCACCATGCTCGAAGAGATGAAACGCGAGCTATCATTCTACCCCGAAGTAACCTTATTGTATCGTGATGCGGCAGGCAATAGCCAACAGCAAATTGCGCAACTACGCGGCCTGGTAAACGATCATCAAATAGACCTTTTGATTGTTTCGCCAAACGAAGCCGCCCCGCTCACCCCCATGATCGACTCCTTATTTCAAGCGAATATACCAGTCGTGGTGACCGATCGTAAAACGTCTTCAGGACTTTACAACGCCTACGTAGGCGCTGATAACATCGCTATCGGTCGACTAGCGGGGCAATACATGCAGCATATATTGCATGGTCGTGGCCGCATCGGCACGATGCGTGGTTTAGCAGGCTCGTCGGCGGCTATCGAACGGCAAACAGGCTTGCAACAGGTTTTAGACACCGCCGCAGGAATTACACTTGCGTTAGACCTGAACGGCGACTGGACAAAGGAAACCGCCTACAGCTTGGCACAGAAAAATGCGCCCGCGCTCGCTAAGCTCGATCTTATATTGGCTTTTAACGACCAGATGGCGATGGGCATTCAGCAAGCGCTGCGCGAAAATGGATTTATGCATCAAAAAATAATCGGTGTCGATGCGTTAGCCGGTCCGGCTAACGGACTGCAACAGATTCAGGAAGGTCAGCTCTTCGCTTCGCTGCTGTACCCTACTGGCGGTGCCGAAGCGATACGCACGGCTATAGCTATTTTGGAGAAAAAGCCGTATGTACGCGATAATATTTTACAAACCGCGGTTATCGATAAGGAAAATGCCGAACTGATGATCTTACAATCGGCCAAAATACAGGAGCAACAACTGGATATTGACAAGCGGCAAGCCTTGATTGCCGAGCAGCAAAAAATTTATCAAAGTCAGCAAACGCGTTTAAATATCCTGGTCGGAAGCTTGGCACTCGCGGTAGTATTTGGCGGGATATTGATTTTCCTTATCCGCAGTAACTGGAAAAAGAACAAAGACCTGGAAACGCAAAATGCAGAGATTCGAGCGCAGCAAGCGCAGATTTTATACATGAACGAACAGTTGCAAGAGACCTCAGAAGCGAAGCGCAAATTTTTCACGCAGGTGTCGCACGAGTTTAAAACGCCGTTAACCCTGATATTAGCACCGCTAGAACTGTTGAACGCAGAAAAAAACCTATCCAGCGACGCGCGCGAACAATTGCAGCGGATGAGCAGAAATGCAGTAAAATTACAACAGCTGGTTCACGATTTTGTAGATATACACCGGCGCGAAAGCATAAAACGCCAACTGAGCGCTTCGGCGGTGCCCATCAACAGCTTTGTACAACAGGTATTAGCCAGTTTCAAGCCATTGGCACAGCAGCAACGGATATCGCTTTCGTTTACCAATAACAGCAGCGTGCGTGAGCTCTGGATAGATCCTTATCTAATGGAACAGGCGTTGGCCAACTTACTTTCCAATGCATTCAAGTTCACCCGTTCGCAAGGAAAAATAACGGTACTGATCGAAGAAAATACCTTTGGCGATTTCGTATACCTGCGCGTGCTGGACGATGGCATTGGTATCGCGGCCAGTGATATTGACCATATTTTTGAAGAATTTTATCAGGCAACGCCGCATCCGGCCGGCTCGGGTATCGGCCTGGCCTACGTAAAAGAAATTGTCGAGTTGCACCACGGCCAGGTAACCGTAAGCAGTAAGCAACATGCAGGGTCGTCGTTTACGCTAAGATTGCCCACAGGAGATCAACATTTGAGTGCGGACGAACGGGCAAAAACGAACGAAAAAACACCGAAATCGCACAAGATCACTGCGCAGGATGCGCGACTAACATCGGCTTTACCAGCGTTAGATACGGACGACGAGCAACGACGCCTCTTTCGTTCGCACCAGGCCGCCAGTTTGATGATTATTGACGATCACGACGATATCCGGCAGCTTTTACAACAAATCTTTGCAGACAAATACAACCTGATATTGGCAAAAAGCCTTGCTGAAGCCAAACAGAAGCTGGCAAACAATTTTCCTGACCTGATTATCTGCGACATTATGCTGCCGGATGGAAGCGGAATGGATTTATTGAAAGACATGAAAAACAATGTATCCTCCGCACGCGTACCTTTCGTATTGTTGAGCGCACTGGACACGGCCGAAACAAGACTGGAAGGCTTGCAAGCTATGGCCGACGCTTACCTACCCAAGCCTTTTCAGGTGGCGCACCTGGAAGCTGTGATTGAAAACCTGCTTCGCTCACGCCAGCAGCTGAAAGCGCACTACGCCAGCTTACTCGACAAGGATCATACCGTCGACATCATTGACGGTAGCCTGACCGAACAAGACAAACGATTTTTACAGCACCTGGAGCTGCTGGTAGAAGAGCGCCTTAGCGACCAAACGCTTACTGTGGAAGATATAGCCGACGCGCTCAAGATATCGCGCGTGCAATTATACAGAAAGGCGAAAATGCTGCTGAAATGCAGCATGAATGAATATATCGTGCAACGTCGTTTAAAAAAAGCCAAATTTTTAATCCTCGACGGACTTCCGATCAATGAAATAGCCGATAAGGCCGGCTTTTCATCGGCTACCTACTTTGCTGCAGCATTTAAAAAGCAATTTGGCCAAACACCAACGGCGTTTAAAAAAGAACTGCTGGGCCGCTAA